Proteins encoded together in one Triticum dicoccoides isolate Atlit2015 ecotype Zavitan chromosome 7B, WEW_v2.0, whole genome shotgun sequence window:
- the LOC119340461 gene encoding omega-amidase, chloroplastic-like isoform X2: METMRSYAEDIDGGRSPSVSMLSEVAAARKITIVGGSVPEMASGQLFNTCCVVGPDGEIKAKHRKLHLFGIDIPGDITFRESDTFTAGQEPTVVDTDVGRIGIGICHDIRFPELAMLYRSRGAHLICYPSAFNMSTGQLLWDLMQKSRVIDNQLFVVTCSPARDPNSKSDFVVWGNSSLIGPFGEVLAAAGHEDATVIGEVDLCSIDAVRANLPLETQGRGDLYRLVDIERECSS, translated from the exons ATGGAGACCATGCGGAGCTATGCCGAGGACATCGACGGCGGCCGGTCGCCGTCGGTCTCGATGCTGTCGGAGGTGGCCGCTGCCAGGAAGATCACGATCGTCGGCGGATCCGTACCCGAGATGGCGTCGGGGCAGCTGTTCAACACCTGCTGCGTGGTCGGGCCCGACGGGGAGATCAAGGCCAAGCACAGGAAG CTGCATCTGTTTGGAATTGACATCCCCGGAGACATCACTTTCAGGGAATCCGATACCTTCACTGCTGGGCAAGAACCCACCGTGGTTGACACAG ATGTTGGACGGATTGGTATTGGGATTTGTCATGATATCCGGTTCCCAGAACTGGCAATGCTGTATCGATCAAGAG GTGCACACTTGATATGCTACCCGTCTGCGTTCAACATGAGCACCGGGCAGCTCCTCTGGGACCTTATGCAGAAGTCCAG GGTTATTGACAATCAG CTGTTCGTGGTGACCTGCTCACCTGCGCGAGACCCCAACTCAAAGTCAGATTTCGTGGTCTGGGGTAACTCAAGCCTCATCGGACCA tttgGCGAGGTTCTTGCGGCGGCAGGGCACGAGGACGCGACCGTCATCGGCGAGGTCGACCTGTGTTCGATTGATGCTGTCCG GGCGAACCTCCCTTTGGAAACACAGGGTAGAGGGGATCTGTACAGGTTGGTCGATATCGAGAGGGAATGTTCGAGCTAG
- the LOC119340461 gene encoding omega-amidase, chloroplastic-like isoform X1, protein METMRSYAEDIDGGRSPSVSMLSEVAAARKITIVGGSVPEMASGQLFNTCCVVGPDGEIKAKHRKLHLFGIDIPGDITFRESDTFTAGQEPTVVDTDVGRIGIGICHDIRFPELAMLYRSRGAHLICYPSAFNMSTGQLLWDLMQKSRVIDNQLFVVTCSPARDPNSKSDFVVWGNSSLIGPFGEVLAAAGHEDATVIGEVDLCSIDAVRCETHLFVVDFVLGLVFYFGSGVRGKICAGRTSLWKHRVEGICTGWSISRGNVRASCVALGDGNAVQRTEEGHVCMCWSHAGDGVCTIV, encoded by the exons ATGGAGACCATGCGGAGCTATGCCGAGGACATCGACGGCGGCCGGTCGCCGTCGGTCTCGATGCTGTCGGAGGTGGCCGCTGCCAGGAAGATCACGATCGTCGGCGGATCCGTACCCGAGATGGCGTCGGGGCAGCTGTTCAACACCTGCTGCGTGGTCGGGCCCGACGGGGAGATCAAGGCCAAGCACAGGAAG CTGCATCTGTTTGGAATTGACATCCCCGGAGACATCACTTTCAGGGAATCCGATACCTTCACTGCTGGGCAAGAACCCACCGTGGTTGACACAG ATGTTGGACGGATTGGTATTGGGATTTGTCATGATATCCGGTTCCCAGAACTGGCAATGCTGTATCGATCAAGAG GTGCACACTTGATATGCTACCCGTCTGCGTTCAACATGAGCACCGGGCAGCTCCTCTGGGACCTTATGCAGAAGTCCAG GGTTATTGACAATCAG CTGTTCGTGGTGACCTGCTCACCTGCGCGAGACCCCAACTCAAAGTCAGATTTCGTGGTCTGGGGTAACTCAAGCCTCATCGGACCA tttgGCGAGGTTCTTGCGGCGGCAGGGCACGAGGACGCGACCGTCATCGGCGAGGTCGACCTGTGTTCGATTGATGCTGTCCGGTGTGAGACTCATCTTTTTGTAGTTGATTTTGTACTTGGGCTTGTGTTCTATTTCGGCTCAGGCGTCAGAGGAAAAATCTGTGCAGGGCGAACCTCCCTTTGGAAACACAGGGTAGAGGGGATCTGTACAGGTTGGTCGATATCGAGAGGGAATGTTCGAGCTAGCTGCGTTGCTCTAGGAGATGGAAATGCAGTGCAGAGAACTGAAGAAGGCCACGTCTGCATGTGTTGGTCACATGCTGGGGACGGGGTTTGCACAATTGTGTAG